The following proteins come from a genomic window of Streptomyces liliiviolaceus:
- a CDS encoding LysR family transcriptional regulator, giving the protein MDLDAVRTFVAAADMGRFQDAADELAITQQAVSKRVAALEKALGVRLFARTARGAKLTVDGQAFLPHARDLLRAEERAIDSVRPGRRALRVDVIGRRLAPADLVRDFHRAHPGIELDVVTLFDADAAVDAIGSGTVDASFRAVTRSQLPVGIGAARAFDEPIQLLVGPGHPLADAAAVTPAELVGHRIWMPGIVPGTEWAAYYGDLAAAFGLTIEVTGPDFGVKPLLDTLADSPSLATFVGELTGFGWPADQGLRRIAVKDPAPVYPHSLLWHRDNAHPALTALRDHHCSGSHARSGAGTWTPAWA; this is encoded by the coding sequence GTGGATCTCGATGCCGTGCGTACCTTCGTGGCCGCCGCGGACATGGGGCGGTTCCAGGACGCCGCCGACGAGTTGGCGATCACCCAGCAGGCCGTCTCCAAGCGCGTCGCCGCGCTGGAGAAGGCCCTCGGGGTGCGGTTGTTCGCCCGAACCGCGCGCGGAGCGAAGCTCACCGTCGACGGCCAGGCGTTCCTGCCCCACGCCCGCGATCTGCTGCGGGCCGAGGAGCGGGCGATCGACTCCGTGCGGCCCGGCCGCCGCGCGCTGCGCGTCGATGTGATCGGCCGTCGGCTGGCGCCCGCCGACCTGGTGCGCGACTTCCATCGTGCGCACCCCGGGATCGAGCTGGACGTGGTGACCCTCTTCGACGCCGACGCGGCGGTCGACGCGATCGGGTCCGGCACGGTCGACGCGTCCTTCCGCGCCGTCACCAGAAGCCAGCTTCCGGTCGGCATCGGGGCCGCCCGAGCCTTCGACGAGCCCATCCAGCTCCTCGTGGGGCCGGGCCACCCGCTCGCGGACGCCGCCGCGGTCACGCCCGCCGAGCTGGTGGGCCATCGGATCTGGATGCCCGGCATCGTTCCCGGCACCGAGTGGGCCGCCTACTACGGCGATCTCGCCGCCGCGTTCGGTCTCACCATCGAGGTCACCGGCCCCGACTTCGGGGTGAAGCCCCTGCTGGACACGCTGGCCGACTCCCCGTCACTGGCCACCTTCGTCGGTGAGCTGACCGGTTTCGGCTGGCCCGCCGACCAGGGGCTGCGGCGCATCGCGGTGAAGGATCCGGCTCCGGTCTATCCGCACTCCCTGCTGTGGCATCGCGACAACGCCCACCCGGCGCTCACCGCGCTCCGCGACCACCACTGCTCCGGGTCGCACGCACGCTCCGGCGCGGGGACCTGGACACCGGCGTGGGCGTAG
- a CDS encoding MFS transporter → MGAPPTPRHTNGVIATLAFAGTTAAIMQTLVTPLIADLPQILHSSPSNTAWVITVTLLVAAVCVPVTGRLGDLLGKRRMLLACSVPLIVGSVVCALSSSVVPMIVGRGLQGMGMGMVPLGIALLRDVVPAEKLSSSIALVSASMGIGGGLGLPIAAAVAQYASWRVLFWGSAVLAVAIAALIWFLIPDVPAGAKGQRFDAPGAIGLGVGLVCLLLAVSKGAEWGWGSATTLGLFAAAVVVLLAWGVWETRTRDPLVDLRTTARPRVLLTNLASLFVGFGMYSGMLIVPQLLQFPEATGYGLGQSMLAAGLWMAPGGIMMMLVSPLGGKLTDARGPKFTLISGILVIAAGYGVSLVLMGSAWGLMLVLMITSSGVGLAYGAMPALIMSSVPLSETAAANGFNTLMRSLGTSVGAAVVGVVLSQLTVDMGGFTITSEDGFRTALIIGGGVALVAAVVAALIPAARPVAADQAPADRLDEPEQAAMQS, encoded by the coding sequence ATGGGAGCCCCACCGACGCCCCGCCATACCAACGGCGTGATCGCCACGCTGGCCTTCGCCGGCACCACGGCGGCGATCATGCAGACCCTGGTCACGCCGCTCATCGCGGACCTGCCGCAGATCCTGCACAGCTCGCCCTCGAACACGGCGTGGGTGATCACGGTCACCCTGCTGGTGGCGGCGGTCTGTGTGCCCGTCACCGGACGTCTGGGCGACCTGCTGGGCAAGCGGCGGATGCTCCTCGCCTGCTCCGTGCCCCTCATCGTGGGCTCGGTGGTGTGCGCGCTCTCCTCGTCGGTCGTGCCGATGATCGTCGGCCGAGGCCTGCAGGGTATGGGCATGGGCATGGTGCCGCTCGGCATCGCGCTCCTGCGTGACGTGGTCCCGGCCGAGAAGCTCAGCTCCTCCATCGCGCTCGTCAGCGCGTCCATGGGCATCGGCGGCGGTCTCGGCCTGCCGATAGCCGCCGCGGTCGCCCAGTACGCGAGCTGGCGCGTGCTCTTCTGGGGCTCCGCCGTCCTGGCCGTGGCGATCGCCGCCCTGATCTGGTTCCTGATCCCCGACGTCCCCGCCGGGGCCAAGGGGCAGCGCTTCGACGCACCCGGTGCGATCGGCCTCGGCGTCGGCCTGGTCTGCCTGCTGCTCGCGGTCTCCAAGGGCGCCGAGTGGGGCTGGGGCTCGGCGACGACGCTCGGCCTGTTCGCCGCCGCCGTCGTGGTCCTGCTCGCCTGGGGCGTGTGGGAGACCCGCACCCGCGATCCCCTGGTCGACCTGCGCACCACGGCCCGCCCCCGGGTCCTGCTCACCAACCTCGCCTCGCTCTTCGTCGGCTTCGGCATGTACTCCGGCATGCTGATCGTTCCCCAGCTGCTGCAGTTCCCCGAGGCGACCGGCTACGGCTTGGGCCAGTCCATGCTCGCGGCGGGTCTGTGGATGGCCCCCGGCGGCATCATGATGATGCTCGTCTCCCCGCTCGGCGGAAAGCTGACCGACGCGCGCGGCCCGAAGTTCACGCTGATCTCCGGCATCCTCGTCATCGCCGCCGGCTACGGCGTGTCCCTCGTGCTGATGGGCTCCGCCTGGGGCCTGATGCTCGTCCTCATGATCACCAGCAGCGGTGTGGGCCTCGCCTACGGGGCGATGCCCGCCCTGATCATGAGCTCGGTCCCGCTCTCCGAGACCGCCGCCGCGAACGGCTTCAACACCCTCATGCGCTCGCTCGGCACCTCCGTGGGCGCCGCCGTCGTCGGTGTGGTCCTCTCCCAGCTGACCGTCGACATGGGCGGCTTCACCATCACCTCGGAGGACGGCTTCCGTACCGCCCTGATCATCGGCGGCGGGGTCGCCCTGGTCGCCGCCGTCGTCGCGGCCCTCATCCCGGCCGCCCGCCCGGTGGCGGCCGACCAGGCTCCGGCCGACCGCCTCGACGAGCCGGAGCAGGCCGCGATGCAGTCCTGA
- a CDS encoding MarR family winged helix-turn-helix transcriptional regulator, with product MGRPTYEVEYEQMLLGRHALAAHGGRSKESVLERSSYILLSRIRVQGPMSIGELSDAFGLDASTLNRQTASAMRAGLAERIPDPDGGLARKFRITDKGARILDEERERTVGSLDRVMADWSDEDIAEFAGYLRRFNTGIERLGGRPWPRP from the coding sequence ATGGGCAGGCCTACGTACGAGGTCGAGTACGAGCAGATGCTGCTCGGCAGGCATGCGCTCGCGGCGCACGGCGGGCGCAGCAAGGAGAGCGTGCTGGAGCGGAGCTCGTATATTCTGCTCAGCCGTATCCGCGTGCAGGGGCCCATGTCGATCGGTGAGCTGAGCGACGCGTTCGGGCTCGACGCCTCCACCCTCAACCGGCAGACCGCCTCGGCCATGCGTGCCGGACTGGCGGAACGCATCCCCGACCCCGACGGCGGACTGGCCCGCAAGTTCCGCATCACCGACAAGGGCGCGCGGATACTGGACGAGGAGCGCGAGCGGACCGTGGGCTCCCTCGACCGGGTCATGGCCGACTGGTCCGACGAGGACATCGCGGAGTTCGCCGGCTATCTGCGGCGGTTCAACACCGGCATCGAGCGGCTCGGCGGACGGCCCTGGCCGCGCCCCTGA
- a CDS encoding DUF485 domain-containing protein → MSDDPSDAYAPPPHRARHPTTPPAWAAAEEPLPERVTRGSAPGHHRDLRILRRAYRRQRRVATFVVLAYFTAFLVLSVRAPAFMTKPVTGGLSTGMVLGLVQLPVTWLAIVLFEYTASRYVDPLARRMRQRTALLAEQEPGR, encoded by the coding sequence ATGTCCGACGACCCCTCGGATGCGTACGCCCCACCGCCCCACCGGGCCAGGCACCCCACCACCCCGCCCGCCTGGGCCGCCGCCGAAGAACCCTTACCCGAGCGCGTCACGCGCGGCTCCGCACCCGGACACCACCGTGACCTGCGCATCCTGCGCCGGGCCTACCGCAGACAGCGCCGGGTCGCCACCTTCGTCGTCCTCGCCTACTTCACCGCCTTCCTGGTCCTCTCCGTCCGCGCCCCGGCCTTCATGACGAAGCCCGTCACCGGCGGTCTGTCCACCGGCATGGTGCTCGGCCTGGTCCAGCTCCCCGTCACCTGGCTGGCGATCGTGCTCTTCGAGTACACGGCGAGCCGGTACGTCGATCCGCTCGCCCGCCGCATGCGGCAGCGCACGGCCCTGCTCGCCGAGCAGGAGCCCGGACGATGA